AGCGTTGTCACCCGTGACCTGCCACTGAACTTTCATTCAGCCGCGACCGGAGCCGGTTTCGTTTCATAACGTGTTTGTTTGCCGTTCTATGGCTTCACCAATCTGAACGTCGAGCAGCGCAGTGCTGTATCTGCAAGCGGAAGTGACGGACGCAGCGAAAAGGTCAACGGCCCTTTGCCGCAAACACCCCATCCAGCCGCCAACCATGACCAGAAGATACTCTTCTACATTGCTGCCACGGTCTCGTGCCCCGACGCATTCCGAACCCTGCGACCCGCAATATCCAGGCTCTCTGCAGTTTTCGTGTCATTGGGATAGTGCGTTTTGCTTTTCCACGGGGCCCCGACAGTCGCACGCTCCAGAACCACGGTGGCATAAGGGATTTTCTTCAGCGCCTTCCCGTCAAGCAGCTTGGCAACACCCAGCTGGTCCAACATCTGGGTTTCGTTGATCTCGCCTTTCTCGAACTTGACAATCACCTTCTCGGCATCCGCCAGCGCCATGGTTGCGGCTTCCTTTCGGCTGACGGAATAGCCCCAACTCTTGGTGTAGGACTTACCGTCGATGTCCAGCTCTTGCGGGGCTTCAACCACCAAGGCTACGCTCAACAGATCGTGCCAGCCGCTGGAGTTGCTGTGGATTTCTGTCCAATCCTTGGCGTTCATGATGCCGATAGCCTTGTCGACGGCAGCCTTCTCTAGAACAGGTGTATTGAAAGAGGATCCTTTGTCGCTGTTGAAGTGCCGGACAACCTCTGCTGCAACCGTTTTGGTCACGGGAGTGCGCGACTTGATCTTGCGTTTGCCTGTTACATCGTCCTGCTCCCATTCGATCTGCTCACCACTCCAGGTTTTGATCGACCGGGTGGTCCCGAACTCGTTGCCGGCGCTGTCTGGCGCGTCTCCACCCGTCGCCGCTCGACGGGCCTGACGATCCACCCCGGTCTGGGCACCATGTCGTCCAGTCCCGTGTGTATTCTCGCCGCTTTCGGTACGCTTCACCTGGTCCTCTTGCCATTTGATGGCGTCGTCCATCTCCTGGATCGTCGCCTCGAGTTTCGACTGCATTTCCGCCAGCGGGTTTGCAGCTATCTCTTTCTTGGCGGCATCGACGTTACCCTTGATGTTGGCGAGCATCGTCTTGTCCAAACTTGTGAGCATGTCGTGGTTCTGCTTGGCGGCTTGAATCTGCTTCGCCAGTTCAGCGTTATACTCCTCCACTTCGCGGGTCTTGGCAGCGATGCTCCCGACCAGTGTGTCAATCCGTTCCTTGATCTTTTGCGCGGCCTCCTGCTTTTTGGCCGCACTGCCCTTCTTGCCGGGCAAGTCCTTGAGCAAGGTCTGTTGCTGCGCGAGCTGCTTATTAAGACCGCCGACCTCACGAGAGACATCTTTGGTCTTCTTCTCCAGTATCTTGAGTTCGGCGGCCAGATCCCTGTTGGCTTCCTCTAGCTTCTCCTCAACGGGCTTGGCACGCTGATCGATCTCGCCTGCCCGTGCCTTGGCCCGTTTGATGATCTCCGCCTCGAAGGACTTGGCCGCCTTCTCCACATCCGCCAAAGGCGTCTTGCCGACCATTTTGAGGATCGGCTCCACCATGCCGCGCAGCTCTTGGCGGTCTTCGACCGTCAAAACCGTCTTTACCTTATCAAAGCGACCTATCGCGGTTTTCACTGTGTCGGTGGCAAAGGCTTTGCAAGCGGCGGCGTAATCACGTTCCACCTTTTCGGCAATCTTCAAGGCTCCTGCATAGTCCTCGTCGTCCGCCTTTTGCTGTGCCATAGCCCAAGCGGCACTGATGCTGGAACGGTCCCCCAGTCGGGACAGGTCTTCGGCCAGAGCATTTGCAATGATCTTTCGCGTCTCCGCCCAACGGATCAAGTTCCGATTGGGTCCGCCTCCCACGTCCCCAGGCTGCGACGTGTCATCATCGCTTTCCAGAAGGTTGATCTTGAGCTTCAAACCATGGGCTTTAAGAAAATCTCTGGCGCCGGGAACCAGCCCGGCTGGCGCATCGCCGGTCAGATGCAAGTTGATGTCGCTGCCACTGGTAGAGACTGTCCCATAGGCCACCTTACTGCCACTGGCGGCCTTTTTTGCCCGCTTGGCAAGGACGTCCGCCGATTTTACCTTATCGAGATAGAATGCGGATTCTTCTGCCTTGCTCCCCAAACAGAAACCGAAATTGAGCGCCTTCTTGCGCGAGGCATCAATGAGTTTCTTCATCGCGTCGATTTCGACGTCACTCATCGGCATGACCAATCTCCTTTGGCAAAATGTCTGAAGTGAAAATATCCTCGATAGATATTGCCGTAGCGTCATGCCTGGATCAAGCGTCTATCAACGAGAGTTCTGCAACGGATGATGCAATGCCGCCTCCATTGCAGGCGGGCGCATCTGTTGCAGCAGACGTGTGCTATCAGCGCCCCCGCGATCTGCGTGAAGCACAGCCTCCCGCAAACCTTCGTCTTTTCGGCCAGCCTGATCATAACACTCGCGCCCTTCAGGCCGACTGCAGGTTGCACCTTTCATAAACTGATGAAACTTTGCGCATATCTCAACTGGAGGCGCGCATTTGCATATTTTGAAATCACTGAGCCCCGCCGTTGCCCGCGTTTCAGGCATCGAGGCCATGCGTGCCGGGCTTGGTGCCCTTATCGGTTTGGGGGTGACGGGGCTGTTCCTGCTGTCGCCGCAAATTGACACGGAACTGGGACTCTACCTCGTTGCGCCTTTCGGCGCATCTTCTGTCCTGCTTTTCGCCGTACCCAATAGCCCTCTGGCGCAGCCTTGGTCCGCAATCGTTGGCAACACCGTTGCCGCGATCGTAGGCGTTGCCGTCTGCCTTCTCGTGCTGGACCCGGTGCTGCGGATCGCGCTTGCCGTTGGCCTCGCCGTCACGGCGACTATCCTTTGCCGCGCTATCCACCCTCCCGCCGGTGCCGTCGCGATGACCGCCGCAATGTCACCCGACGCCATCGCCGATCTGGGTTTCCGGTTCGCGCTTGCACCCATTGCAATCGGCACGGCGGCGCTCGTGCTTCTTGCAACGATCTATGCGCGGCTCACGGGGCGACGCTATCCGTTTCGACAGTTCGATGATCCGGGCAATCACGCAACAGAGGACCGCAATCCGACCGAACGCCTCGGCTTGTCTGAAGAAGAACTGATGAGCATTCTTGAACGCTACAGTCAATCGTTCAACATCGGTGTCGAGGATCTGGCCCGATTGATCGGTGCGGCCGAGCTACAGGCCGCCACGCATTCTTCCGGTCCCCTGACAGCAAAAGACATCATGTCCAGCAACCTTGTCACGGTGGACCCAAGAACTGCCTTGAGTGATCTCGCGGACCTGTTCCGCCGACATCGGTTCACCTCGCTTCCCGTCGTCGGGTCTGACCAGACGTTTCTCGGTGTCATCTTCCAGATGCACCTCATCAACCAGGCAAGGGCCGACGCGCTGCGACTTGATCGCGGTTATGCGGCTGCTCTCCGGCGTCTTCTGGATCGGGGCCGGGAAATACCGATAACCGCTGGCGATATCATGAGCGTGGCCGGTCCCCGCGCCACGACCAATACCCCGATCGGAGCCCTGTTGCCTATGATGGCGGATGGCGATACCGATGCCGTTCCCGTCATCGAATACAGAAAGATCGTCGGCATTGTAACTCGCACGGATCTTATCGCGGCCCTCGCTCGGAGTGCAGCGCGCGGCGGCGGCGCTTGATCGTTCGAGATCGGGCAGAAACACGTCGTAAGTCCCAGGCAGAGCGACAAACCACAGTAGGAGAACTGCGCGTGAGATTGCCGCGCAGGGCGGCCCGATACCCCTCGGCCCTACTTTCGATCACGCAGCACGCCGAGAACGATACCAACCAAAAGCACAACACCGCCCAAGATTGTCAAAAACGACCCCAGCGGCAGAAAGAAACTTTCGCGGACGATATTGTCTTCGGTCAGGATACCGCCATAGACCAGATGCTCGATTGCCAGGGCCACGCAACCGAGGACGATGAAGATCAATCCGATCCGGGACCATCGGTTTTCAAATGGCATCTCGTTCCCCGATCAATAACGCTATCGCGTTTCAAGGATTATACGACAAATAGTTTTCGTGTGGCTACTCCTGCTGAAACCCTTTGCCGCCGATAGGCAGTGGTGCAGGCCCTTGATCAAACCCAGAATCAGCATACGGCTTTCGGCGATACCACAGCGACGCGAACCCAACCTTCATCCGGGAAGCCACGTTTCGTCACCGATTTGCCCGGCGGTCCGGTCAAAACGGCGCTGGCCGATGGCCCAGCCCTGCCTGATGCCGTTGGCGTCTGGTCGGGCAACCGGGCAAGCGCTGTGGCCCGCTCTGCAAGCGGTCGCTCGCACAGCAGAAGACCGGCGCTGAAGCTCGGCGGATTCACCGCTCCAACTCGTTCGGGGTATCTATGCCAACGCGCCTGCATCTTTCTTTTATGTGTAGAAGATAGAACCACAACGCTCACAAATCCATGTTATTGACTAGTAGATGATGGTCAATCCCGTGGATTTGATCATCTGCCTGGGACCAGCTCGTGGTGCGAACGGGC
This DNA window, taken from Qingshengfaniella alkalisoli, encodes the following:
- a CDS encoding HPP family protein, which encodes MHILKSLSPAVARVSGIEAMRAGLGALIGLGVTGLFLLSPQIDTELGLYLVAPFGASSVLLFAVPNSPLAQPWSAIVGNTVAAIVGVAVCLLVLDPVLRIALAVGLAVTATILCRAIHPPAGAVAMTAAMSPDAIADLGFRFALAPIAIGTAALVLLATIYARLTGRRYPFRQFDDPGNHATEDRNPTERLGLSEEELMSILERYSQSFNIGVEDLARLIGAAELQAATHSSGPLTAKDIMSSNLVTVDPRTALSDLADLFRRHRFTSLPVVGSDQTFLGVIFQMHLINQARADALRLDRGYAAALRRLLDRGREIPITAGDIMSVAGPRATTNTPIGALLPMMADGDTDAVPVIEYRKIVGIVTRTDLIAALARSAARGGGA